The DNA segment TTCACTTTTTCCGGCGCCCGTCGATAGGTGGAAACAGTGCCTCTGAATCAAAGTTTTTTGAAGATATAATTGCCAGTTGGTCGTGCTTTTGGGAGAGGTTGAAATGAACCTCCGGTGCGCCGGAGCGAGAAGGGGACCCATTATGCGCGGTACTGTGGTGGTCTGGCTGGCCGGGGTGGCGATCATCGTCATGATCACGGCGGCGTCCCTTGGTCTGGACTGGAAGTTTCTGGTTGCGGCGGGTGTCCTGGCCTTGGGGCTGTCGGCCTGGGCCGCCGCCCTGGCGAACCGCCTGTCCGGGGGGATTCGGTCCGCCGTCTCCGCCTTTCGCGAGAAACATGACCCCGAGGCCCTGGCCGCCGCTCCGGGCGAGGCCGGGGATCTGCTGGCTCCGCTGCGCGAGGAAGTCGCCGCCCTGCGGAAGGACGCCGTGTTCTTCGGCGGGGCCGTCCGGGCGGCCAACAACCCTCTGCTGGTCTGCGACCGCCAGGGCAAGATCGTCTTCGCCACCAAGCCGTTGCTGGACATTCTGCGCAAGCCCTCGGCCCAAGTGCTGGGCCTCACGGTGAGCCAGGCCTTCTACAACCGCGACGGCGCCTCGGTCACGGAAAAGGTCATGGAATCGGGCCAAGCCGTGGACAAGGAGGTCGAACTGGACCTTCACGACGGGCGCAAGCTGCCGATCCGTCTGGCCTCCAACGTCATCACGGACGCGGGGGGCAAGGTCATCGGCGCGTTCAGCTCGTTCATCGACCTTTCCCAGCGCGTGGCCGAAATGCGCCAGATTGAGGAACAGCGCGCCCAGGTGGCCGAGGTCGGCAAGGAAGTCTCCACCCTGGCCGAACGGGTGGCCTCGGCTTCCGAGGAGCTGTCCGCCTCGGCCGACGAACAGGCCCGGGGCGCGCAGAAGCAGAAGTCCCAGACAGACTCCGTGGCCACGGCCATGGAGGAGATGACGGCCACGGTTTTGGAGGTGGCCCAGAACGCGGCGGCCACGTCCCAGGCGGCCGACGAGGCCCGGACTTCGGCCCACCAGGGCGTGGACATGGTCGGCCAGGCCGTGCGGGGCATCAACCAGGTTTCCGAATCCGCGGGCAAGCTCTCCGAGGTTCTGGCCCAGCTCGATTCGCAGGCCGCCGAGATCGGCCGGATCATCAACGTGATCAACGACATCGCGGACCAGACCAACCTTCTGGCCCTGAACGCGGCCATCGAGGCCGCCCGGGCGGGCGAGGCCGGGCGCGGTTTCGCGGTGGTGGCCGACGAGGTGCGCAAGCTGGCCGAGAAGACGATGACCGCCACCAAGGAGGTGGAGGAGGCCATCGGCACCATCCAGCAGCGTTCGCGCCACGCCACCGAGTCCATGGACGAGACGGCCCGACAGGTGCACGCCAGCACGGACCTCTCCAACAAGGCGGGCGAAGCGCTCCAGACCATCATGCAGCGCATCGAGGACATGGTCATGCGGGTCTCCCAGATCGCCGCCGCCGCCGAGGAGCAGTCCTCGGCCGCCGAGGAGATCAACCGCAACATCGAGGAGATCGCCCAGGTCGCCCGCGAGGCCGACGAAGGAGCCTCCCAGGCGGCCGTGGCCACCCGCGATCTGGCCGAACTGGCCCAGGAACTGCTCACCGTGGCTTCGCACTTCACCGGCGGCGGGCAGGAGGCGAGCAAGCTGCGCCAGTCCGAGGGCGAGATGAAGGGCGTGCTGCCCCGCATCACCCAGGACTATGTGCGCGAGGCCTACGGTCAGGACGCATTCGAGGCCATGCAGGAGAACATGGGCAAGCCCGTGTTCCTGCCCACGGCCAGCTATCCGGACCAGGTCCTGCATCAGATGGCCGAGTTCGTGGCGGGCCGCAAGGGCGGCTCCACCCGCGATTTCTTCCTCGGCATGGGCCGATACACCATCAAGGCCTTCCACAAGATGTACGGGCGCTACTTCAAGAACGAGGACCTCAAGACGTTCTACCTGCGCATGAACGACCTGCACGCCCAGCTGACCAAGGACCAGCCGGGCATCAAGCCGCCCAAGTTCAGCTACGAGGACAAGGGCAAGACCCTGTTCATGAACTACCGCTCCAAGCGCGGACTGTTCGACTACTTCGAGGGCATCCTTCTGGGCGCCGCCGAATTCAAGGGTGAGCGGGTCAAGATCAAGCTCATTCCCATGGACAAGGAGACCGCCCGCGCCGAGATCACCTTTCTCGACGCCGGAGCCGGGAAGTAGCCGGAGACAAACGGCGGGAGGCCGAGATGTCGGATGATCTGAACAGGCAGGTGTTCCGAGAGGAGGCGTATGATCTCCTGGGCGAACTGGAGACGACCCTGCTGGAGTTGGAGCAGACGCCCGGCGACCTGGACGTGGTGAACCGGGTGTTCCGGGCCCTGCACACCATCAAGGGCTCGGGCTCCATGTTCGGATTCGAGGACATCGCCGCCTTCACCCACGAGGTGGAGACGGTCTTCGACATGGTGCGCAACGAGGAGCTGGCCGTGACCACGGAGCTCCTCAATCTCGTGTTCCGCGCCCGCGACCACATCCAGAAAATGCTCGACGCCGACGGCGGGGCCGTGGACGCGGAGGTCCAGCGGGAAATCCTGGACGGCCTGGCCCGGGTGTCCGCCGCGCCGTCCGAACTGGCCGCCGCCGAGGAAGGTCCGGCTGGAGACGCCGCCCCTGAGGCCGCCCTTGGGGTCGAAGCGGGAGAGCCGGAAGCGGCCCCGGCCGCGCCCGAGGAGTGCGGGTATGCCGTGCGCATCCGCTTCCGGGACAGTCGTCCGCCCGAGGGATTCAGCCTTGAGCCGCTGCTGGAGGAGCTGGGCAAGCTCGGCCCCTGCGGCGTGTCCCCGGAGAAGGCGCTTGATCCGGCGAGCCCCGGCCCGGCCTGGAACGTGACCCTGCGCACCACGGCCACGGAAGAGAACATCCGCGACGTGTTTTTCTTCTCCGAATTCGACCTGGACGTGGAGGTCCGCCACCTGGACGACGCGGCCCAGGCCGGAGAGCCGGTCCGCGAGAGGGCGGCGAAGCCGCCCGTGGACAAGAAGCTCGGGGAGATACTCGTGGAGGAGGGGGCCATCGAGCCGGACGATCTGGCCGAGGCCCTGGCCCAGCAGAAGCCGCTGGGCCAGATCCTGGTGGAGTCCGGCAAGGTGGACAAGGAGCGGGTCGAGCAGGCCGCCGCCAAGCAGGCCCAGGCCCGGCGCGAGGTCGGGGAGAAACGGGCCGAGGAGGCCTGCGCAAGCCACCCCGAGGCCGTGTCCTCCATCCGCGTGGCCGCCGAGAAGCTGGACAACCTCGTGGACCTTGTGGGCGAGCTGGTCATCGTCCAGGCCCAGATTTCCCAGGTGGTGGGCGAACGCGCCGACCCCGTGCTCACGGCCCTGTCCGAGGAGCTGGAGCGGCTGTCCGACGCCCTGCGGGACAGCACCCTGGGCATCCGCATGCTGCCCATCGGCACCACCTTCAGCCGCTACCGCCGCCTCGTGCGCGACCTTTCGGCCGAGTTCGGCAAGGACATCGCCCTGGTGACCCAGGGCGCGGAGACCGAGCTGGACAAGACGGTCATCGAGCGCCTGGGCGACCCGCTCATGCATTTGCTGCGCAACAGCATCGACCACGGCATCGAACCCCCGGAGGAGCGCCTGGCAGCGGGCAAGTCCGCCCAGGGCACCATCCTCCTGGCCGCCGAGCACTCCGGCGGCGAGGTGCTCATCCGCATCAGCGACGACGGCCGGGGCATGGACGCCGAGGCCATCCGGGCCAAGGCCGTGGAACGCGGCCTGATCCAGCCCGAGGCCGAGCTTTCGGAGAAGGAGCTTTTCAAGCTCATCTTCGAGCCCGGCTTCTCCACGGCCAAGAAGCTCACCAGCGTCTCGGGCCGGGGCGTGGGCATGGACGTGGTCAAGCGCTCCATCGACTCCCTGCGCGGCAGCGTGGAGATCAGGAGCCGAAAGGGCCAGGGCTCGGAGATCATCATCCGCCTGCCGCTGACCCTGGCGATCATCGACGGCCTGCAGGTGCGCGTGGGCGACGCCTTCTTCGTCATTCCCCTGTCCCTGGTGGAGGAGTGCGTGGAGCTGGCCCGCCAGGACGTGGAGGAGGCCGGGAACCAGCGCATCCTCTATCTGCGCGGCGAGATCGTGCCCTACATCCACCTGCGCGATTGGTTCGAGGTGGACGGCGCTTCCCCGGCCATCGAGCAGATCGTCATCACCCGGGTGGAGGGCAGCCGCATGGGCATCGTGGTGGACAGCGTGATCGGGGAGCACCAGACGGTGATCAAGACCCTCGGCCGCGTCTACAAGGACGTGGAGGGGATTTCCGGCGCCACCATCAAGGGCGACGGGAGCATCGCCCTGATCATCGACGTGCCGCGTCTCGTGCGCGGCGTGGTGGCGGCCTCCCAATAACGGAAGCGGCGCATGGCGAACCGGGACGGCGACGGAGACGCGCGGCGGCGGGCGGTGGAGGCGTGCTCCGCCACGCCCAAGATGAGCGACACGGATTTCCGTCGTTTCAGCGAGTTCATCACCTCCGAACTGGGCATCAAGCTGCCCCCGGCCAAGAAGACCATGCTGGAGGCCCGGCTGCAGAAGCGGCTGCGCGCCCTGGGCCTGGCCTCGCACCGCGACTACTGCGAGTTCCTGTTCAGCCCCCGGGGCATGGAGCAGGAGCTGGCCCAGCTCATCGACGTGGTGACCACCAACACCACGCATTTCTTCCGCGAGCCCCGGCATTTCGAGATCCTGGCCGGGAAGGTGGTCCCGGACATCCTGCGGCGCAAGGGGCGCGGCCGGGTGGCGGTCTGGAGCGCGGGCTGCTCCACGGGCGAGGAGCCCTACACCCTGGCCATGGTCCTCTCGGAATGCGCCGAGGCCAATCCCGGATTCACCTTCTCCATCCTGGCCACGGACATCTCCACCCAGGTCCTGGCCCAGGCCAGGCGGGCCGTGTACGCCGAGGACCGCATCGAGGGCATCCCCGAGGCCCTCAAGCGCAAGTACCTGCTGCGCAGCAGGGACCGCTCCCGGCGGCTGGTGCGCATGGGGCCCGAGCTGCGCTCCGTGGTCAGCTTCCAGCGCCTGAACTTCATGCGCGAGTTCGACTTCCGGGAGGACCTGGACATCATCTTCTGCCGCAACGTGGTCATCTACTTCGACCGGACCACCCAGGAGGGATTGTTCAAGCGCTTTTGCGGCAAGCTCGTGCCCGGCGGCTACCTGTTCATCGGCCACTCCGAGAGCCTCGCGGGCATGGATCTGCCCCTGGTCCAGGTGGCCCCGACCGTGTACCGCAGAACCTGAGGAGCGGGAGGGATCGCGTGCGGAAATCCATTCGTGTGCTCATCATCGACGATTCGGCCGTGGTCCGGCAGACCCTGGCCCAGCTCCTCGGCTCGGACCCGGACATCGAGGTCATGGCCGCGGTGGTGGACCCCCTGGTGGCCGTGGAGAAGATCAAGAGCGAGGTCCCGGACGTCATCACCCTGGACATCGAGATGCCGCGCATGGACGGCCTCACCTTCCTGCGCAAGCTCATGAGCCAGCATCCGATTCCGGTGGTGGTCTGCTCTTCCCTGGTGGAGCCGGGCGACGAGACCACCTTGCGGGCCCTGGAATACGGGGCCGTGGAGATCGTGACCAAGCCCAAGGTGGGCACCAAGAAATTCCTGGAGGAGTCGGCCATCCGCATCTGCGACGCGGTGAAGGCCGCGGCCCAGGCCCGGATCAAGCCATTCCGGGGCGGCGGCCGGGACATGGAGGTCGCGCCCAAGCTCTCGGCCGACGCGGTGCTCGCCGCGGGCAAGCCGCAGGCCTTGCGCACCACGGAGAAGATCGCCCTGGTGGGCGCCTCCACCGGCGGGACCGAGGCCCTGCGGGTGTTCCTGGAAGCCATGCCCACGGACTGCCCGCCCCTGGCCATCGTCCAGCACATGCCCGAACACTTCACCCAGGCCTTCGCCAACCGTCTGAACGTCACCTGCCGGATCAGCGTGCGCGAGGCCCGCGACGGCGACTCCATGCTGCGCGGGCAGGCGCTCATCGCCCCGGGCAACAAGCACATGCTGCTCAAGCGCAGCGGCGCGCGCTACTACGTGGAGGTCAAGGACGGGCCCCTGGTCTCGCGCCACCGGCCTTCGGTGGACGTGCTTTTCCGTTCCGGGGCCAACTACGCGGGCAAGAACGTGGTGGCGGCGATCATGACCGGCATGGGCGACGACGGGGCCCGGGGCATGCGCGAGCTGTTCGACGCCGGGGCCTACACCATCGCCCAGGACGAGGCCAGCTGCGTGGTCTTCGGCATGCCCCAGGAGGCCATCAAGCACGGCGGGGTGCACAAGGTTCTGTCCCTGGAGGCCATCGCCGGGGAGATGGTCCGGCGCTGCAACGCGGGCTAGCCCTTCTTCCCCTCGTTGTGGCGGTAGAACATGACCTGCACCCCTTCCAGGGTGACCAGGCCCTCCTTGATCACGCCGTCCAGGAAGGGCAGGAAGGACTCGATCTTGCCCGGGGTGTCCACGATCTCGATGACCAGGGGCAGGTCCTCGGAGAGCCGTAATATCTTGGCCGTGTGCACCAGGCTGTTGGCTCCGAAGCCCGCGATGCCCCGAAGTACGGTGGCCCCGGCCAGGCCCTGGCGGCGGGCCTCCTCCACTATGACTTCGAAGACCGGGCGGCCCTTGTGGCGGTCGTTCTCCCCCACGAAGATGCGCAGTCGTTCGGCGTGGCGCGGCAGTGTCATGGCGGCCTCCGTGTGGTTGTGGGCGCGGCGTTTTTCCCCTAGACTCAGATGAGGCGGCCCAGGGCCATGCCCGCCAGCACCAGGCATAATCCCAGCGCCGACTGACCGGCCACGTTGGCGGCAGCGGCCAGGGCCTGGCCCAGGCGGAGCAGGGCGGCCGTCTCGAACATGTAGGTGGAGAAGGTGGTGAAGGCGCCCATGAAGCCGGTCAGGGCCGCCAGACGCCATTCGCCGGACAGCCCGGCGCGGTTCTCCAGAAGGCCCCAGACCAGCCCGAAGAGCAGGCACCCGGCCATGTTCACCGCGAAGGTGCCCACGGGCAGGTCCGAGCCCCAGAGGCGTTGGACGGCCCCGGCCAGCCAGTAGCGGCACAGCGTGCCGGCGGCCCCGGCCAGGGCCAGGATGGCGAGTTTTCGGATCACGGTCGAACTCCGTTCCCTGCATAGCAGCGTCCGCCCCGGGAGGAAAGCCCGCATGAGCCTGGAATGTGAATTGAAGTACCTCAACCCGGACCTGGACGCGGTGCGCGCGGCCCTGGGCAACCTGGGCGCGGAACGCCTGGGCCTGTGCTTCGAGGAGAACCTCGTGCTGGACGATCCGGCGCGTTCGCTGAAGCGGCGCGGCCTGCTCCTGCGGTTGCGCCGCGCCGGGGGCAAGGCCATCCTCACGGTCAAGCGTCCGGCCCGCATGGATTCGGCCTGCAAGGTCTGCGCGGAGCACGAAACCGTGGTTTCGGCCTTCGACGAGACCCTGGCCGGTCTGGACGCCCTGGGCTTCACCCCGGCCTTCGCCTACGAGAAGGTGCGCGAGGCCTGGCGGCTGTCCGGCTGCGAAGTCTGCCTGGACCGCCTGCCGTTCGGCGACTTCGTGGAGATCGAGGGCCCGGAGGAGGCCCTGCGCGCCTGCGCCACGGCCCTGGGCCTGGACGGCTGCCTGACCTCGCGGGAGACGTACCACGCCCTGAACATGGCCTGGCGCCGGACCCACGGCCTGCCCGAGGACGAGAGCTTCGTCTTCGTGGAGCCCGAGCGCTCGCG comes from the Desulfovibrio aminophilus genome and includes:
- a CDS encoding chemotaxis response regulator protein-glutamate methylesterase codes for the protein MRKSIRVLIIDDSAVVRQTLAQLLGSDPDIEVMAAVVDPLVAVEKIKSEVPDVITLDIEMPRMDGLTFLRKLMSQHPIPVVVCSSLVEPGDETTLRALEYGAVEIVTKPKVGTKKFLEESAIRICDAVKAAAQARIKPFRGGGRDMEVAPKLSADAVLAAGKPQALRTTEKIALVGASTGGTEALRVFLEAMPTDCPPLAIVQHMPEHFTQAFANRLNVTCRISVREARDGDSMLRGQALIAPGNKHMLLKRSGARYYVEVKDGPLVSRHRPSVDVLFRSGANYAGKNVVAAIMTGMGDDGARGMRELFDAGAYTIAQDEASCVVFGMPQEAIKHGGVHKVLSLEAIAGEMVRRCNAG
- a CDS encoding DUF190 domain-containing protein — encoded protein: MTLPRHAERLRIFVGENDRHKGRPVFEVIVEEARRQGLAGATVLRGIAGFGANSLVHTAKILRLSEDLPLVIEIVDTPGKIESFLPFLDGVIKEGLVTLEGVQVMFYRHNEGKKG
- the crcB gene encoding fluoride efflux transporter CrcB, translating into MRKLAILALAGAAGTLCRYWLAGAVQRLWGSDLPVGTFAVNMAGCLLFGLVWGLLENRAGLSGEWRLAALTGFMGAFTTFSTYMFETAALLRLGQALAAAANVAGQSALGLCLVLAGMALGRLI
- a CDS encoding methyl-accepting chemotaxis protein gives rise to the protein MRGTVVVWLAGVAIIVMITAASLGLDWKFLVAAGVLALGLSAWAAALANRLSGGIRSAVSAFREKHDPEALAAAPGEAGDLLAPLREEVAALRKDAVFFGGAVRAANNPLLVCDRQGKIVFATKPLLDILRKPSAQVLGLTVSQAFYNRDGASVTEKVMESGQAVDKEVELDLHDGRKLPIRLASNVITDAGGKVIGAFSSFIDLSQRVAEMRQIEEQRAQVAEVGKEVSTLAERVASASEELSASADEQARGAQKQKSQTDSVATAMEEMTATVLEVAQNAAATSQAADEARTSAHQGVDMVGQAVRGINQVSESAGKLSEVLAQLDSQAAEIGRIINVINDIADQTNLLALNAAIEAARAGEAGRGFAVVADEVRKLAEKTMTATKEVEEAIGTIQQRSRHATESMDETARQVHASTDLSNKAGEALQTIMQRIEDMVMRVSQIAAAAEEQSSAAEEINRNIEEIAQVAREADEGASQAAVATRDLAELAQELLTVASHFTGGGQEASKLRQSEGEMKGVLPRITQDYVREAYGQDAFEAMQENMGKPVFLPTASYPDQVLHQMAEFVAGRKGGSTRDFFLGMGRYTIKAFHKMYGRYFKNEDLKTFYLRMNDLHAQLTKDQPGIKPPKFSYEDKGKTLFMNYRSKRGLFDYFEGILLGAAEFKGERVKIKLIPMDKETARAEITFLDAGAGK
- a CDS encoding protein-glutamate O-methyltransferase CheR, whose amino-acid sequence is MANRDGDGDARRRAVEACSATPKMSDTDFRRFSEFITSELGIKLPPAKKTMLEARLQKRLRALGLASHRDYCEFLFSPRGMEQELAQLIDVVTTNTTHFFREPRHFEILAGKVVPDILRRKGRGRVAVWSAGCSTGEEPYTLAMVLSECAEANPGFTFSILATDISTQVLAQARRAVYAEDRIEGIPEALKRKYLLRSRDRSRRLVRMGPELRSVVSFQRLNFMREFDFREDLDIIFCRNVVIYFDRTTQEGLFKRFCGKLVPGGYLFIGHSESLAGMDLPLVQVAPTVYRRT
- a CDS encoding chemotaxis protein CheA, producing MSDDLNRQVFREEAYDLLGELETTLLELEQTPGDLDVVNRVFRALHTIKGSGSMFGFEDIAAFTHEVETVFDMVRNEELAVTTELLNLVFRARDHIQKMLDADGGAVDAEVQREILDGLARVSAAPSELAAAEEGPAGDAAPEAALGVEAGEPEAAPAAPEECGYAVRIRFRDSRPPEGFSLEPLLEELGKLGPCGVSPEKALDPASPGPAWNVTLRTTATEENIRDVFFFSEFDLDVEVRHLDDAAQAGEPVRERAAKPPVDKKLGEILVEEGAIEPDDLAEALAQQKPLGQILVESGKVDKERVEQAAAKQAQARREVGEKRAEEACASHPEAVSSIRVAAEKLDNLVDLVGELVIVQAQISQVVGERADPVLTALSEELERLSDALRDSTLGIRMLPIGTTFSRYRRLVRDLSAEFGKDIALVTQGAETELDKTVIERLGDPLMHLLRNSIDHGIEPPEERLAAGKSAQGTILLAAEHSGGEVLIRISDDGRGMDAEAIRAKAVERGLIQPEAELSEKELFKLIFEPGFSTAKKLTSVSGRGVGMDVVKRSIDSLRGSVEIRSRKGQGSEIIIRLPLTLAIIDGLQVRVGDAFFVIPLSLVEECVELARQDVEEAGNQRILYLRGEIVPYIHLRDWFEVDGASPAIEQIVITRVEGSRMGIVVDSVIGEHQTVIKTLGRVYKDVEGISGATIKGDGSIALIIDVPRLVRGVVAASQ
- a CDS encoding class IV adenylate cyclase — translated: MSLECELKYLNPDLDAVRAALGNLGAERLGLCFEENLVLDDPARSLKRRGLLLRLRRAGGKAILTVKRPARMDSACKVCAEHETVVSAFDETLAGLDALGFTPAFAYEKVREAWRLSGCEVCLDRLPFGDFVEIEGPEEALRACATALGLDGCLTSRETYHALNMAWRRTHGLPEDESFVFVEPERSRLRAEAGEAAGTSSEG